Proteins encoded together in one Pongo abelii isolate AG06213 chromosome 8, NHGRI_mPonAbe1-v2.0_pri, whole genome shotgun sequence window:
- the LOC129048244 gene encoding uncharacterized protein LOC129048244, whose product MPTITTPWLLPMFSQVPGALQSEGRKANKAFVFPFRVVSSPKAPHRSRSDFQNPGTTVKNLRSLPHVLLYCGKWHSYHKTQSFPLFLLLSKGRRASPYDHHHHTDRNTLHAMLLLPGDGGAVALPTQDSLSYLFSASFRDNELKPGTMSAYLIFGSYKGAFGVDSYKLVSWEGMIGGAFYSAMLLSSVFRHRGFQSSDAILHDVFPSGYMTFICQIPQ is encoded by the exons ATGCCTActataaccactccctggctactgcctatgttttcTCAAgtccctggggctctacaatcagaaGGTCGCAAAGCTAACAAGGCGTTTGTCTTTCCCTTCAGGGTGGTGAGTTCCCCCAAGGCCCCACATAGGTCCAGAAGTGATTTCCAGAACCCAGGGACtacagtcaaaaaccttagaagtctacctcaTGTTCTACTGTACTGTGGGAAATGGCACTCATACCATAAGACACAATCTTTcccactcttccttctcctttccaaaggcagaagaGCCTCACCCTATGACCATCACCACCACACAG ACAGAAACACACTCCACGCCATGCTGCTGCTGCCAGGGGATGGAGGAGCAGTAGCACTGCCAACTCAAGACAGTTTATcctacctcttcagtgcctccTTCAGGGACAATGAGTTAAAACCAGGAACCATGAGTGCTtacttgatttttggttcttataaaggTGCTTTTGGTGTAGATAGTTATAAATTGGTGTCATGGGAGGGGATGAttggtggagccttctattctgccatgTTGCTCTCTAGTGTATTTCGGCACAGGGGTTTTCAGAGCAGTGACGCTATTCTGCATGATGTTTTTCCTAGTGGATACATGACATTTATTTGTCAAATCCCACAGTAA